A window of the bacterium genome harbors these coding sequences:
- a CDS encoding LacI family DNA-binding transcriptional regulator, producing MHNNPVRIKDIAQRLNVSSSTVSRALRHHPDISKKTRDKVEALAKELDYHPDNIAQSLKKQKTNTIGVILPGIKHEFFSSALNGIEDIAYSAGYTIIVCKSNESYERERVNAHVLVSNRVAGLIASVSQTTTNSEHFRLLQRRGIPIVFFDRVLDDVNASKIIVDDYGGALSAVEFLIKKGYKKIAHLGGPDQLSLSKNRKRGYLDAHKLNGITPDPALIIKGGMNEEDGIKGTKELLSRSDRPDAIFAVNDPVAIGIYMAVKEAGMKIPDDIAVVGFSDNAIASLIAPPLTTVAQPAYEMGVIAAKVLLEEINDFEKSAHPIERVLRTKLIIRESA from the coding sequence ATGCATAATAACCCGGTAAGAATTAAAGATATAGCACAAAGGCTTAACGTATCATCTTCTACGGTTTCAAGAGCTTTAAGGCATCACCCTGACATAAGCAAGAAGACGCGGGACAAGGTTGAAGCCTTGGCAAAGGAACTTGATTATCATCCTGATAATATTGCTCAAAGCCTGAAAAAACAGAAGACTAATACAATTGGCGTAATTTTACCTGGAATTAAACATGAATTTTTTTCCTCTGCTTTAAACGGTATTGAGGATATTGCCTACAGCGCAGGTTACACTATTATTGTATGTAAATCCAACGAAAGTTATGAGAGGGAGAGAGTAAATGCTCATGTTCTTGTCTCCAACAGAGTTGCAGGATTAATAGCATCAGTATCACAGACTACGACTAATTCGGAACATTTCAGGCTTTTACAGCGCAGAGGAATCCCGATTGTATTTTTTGACAGGGTTCTGGATGATGTTAATGCAAGCAAAATAATAGTTGATGATTACGGAGGCGCATTAAGTGCAGTTGAATTTTTGATTAAAAAGGGGTATAAAAAAATTGCACACCTCGGCGGCCCTGATCAGCTTTCCTTAAGCAAAAACAGAAAAAGAGGATATCTTGATGCTCACAAGCTTAACGGTATCACTCCTGACCCTGCATTAATTATAAAGGGCGGTATGAATGAAGAAGACGGAATTAAAGGCACAAAAGAACTTTTAAGCCGTTCAGACAGACCTGATGCAATTTTTGCAGTTAATGATCCTGTAGCAATAGGAATATATATGGCTGTAAAAGAAGCCGGAATGAAAATCCCTGATGATATCGCAGTGGTAGGATTCAGCGACAATGCAATTGCATCATTAATTGCTCCCCCTCTTACTACAGTTGCGCAGCCTGCTTATGAAATGGGTGTGATTGCCGCAAAAGTTCTGCTTGAAGAGATTAATGACTTTGAGAAGAGTGCCCATCCTATTGAGAGGGTTCTTAGAACAAAACTGATTATAAGAGAATCTGCATGA
- the rpsT gene encoding 30S ribosomal protein S20 translates to MPQHKSAEKRVRQNERRRLRNKIRRSIMKTAIKKVNSATEKETAVTELKKATSVIDRMALKGIIHKNKASNLKSKLTKRVNAL, encoded by the coding sequence ATGCCGCAACATAAATCAGCAGAAAAAAGAGTACGACAAAATGAACGAAGGCGTCTGCGCAATAAAATCCGTCGTTCAATAATGAAAACAGCTATTAAAAAAGTAAACAGTGCTACTGAAAAAGAAACGGCTGTCACAGAACTTAAAAAAGCAACATCTGTTATTGACCGCATGGCTCTTAAAGGTATTATTCATAAAAATAAAGCATCAAACCTTAAATCAAAACTTACAAAAAGAGTCAATGCGCTTTAA
- a CDS encoding HAD-IB family hydrolase — translation MNYKNNPKLKVAVFDLDRTLLKNRVAEILLAKFLIRKKMISCKNVLEMFVYMFRNIKHGIKESVFRNRIYIKGIKEKDLMSILPEFRKRELLPKLSVRIVEQVKLLKERGFYIILLSGSIDFLLEMIKDYVGADLAIGAKHEVVNGEFTGRLVFHPYFRDKWYIFDDIFKNIEIDLPNSYMFADSITDIPLIKRCGHPVVVDPGFFMHIYALLKGWKILKHD, via the coding sequence ATGAACTACAAAAATAATCCAAAGCTCAAAGTAGCTGTATTTGACCTTGACAGAACTCTTCTGAAAAATAGGGTAGCAGAAATACTTCTCGCTAAATTTTTGATTAGAAAGAAAATGATTTCTTGTAAGAATGTACTTGAAATGTTTGTTTACATGTTTAGAAATATTAAACACGGGATAAAAGAATCAGTATTCAGGAACAGAATTTATATAAAAGGCATTAAAGAGAAAGATTTAATGTCTATTCTTCCTGAATTCAGGAAGAGAGAGCTTTTGCCGAAGCTTTCAGTACGAATTGTTGAGCAGGTAAAACTTCTGAAAGAAAGGGGCTTTTACATTATATTACTGTCCGGTTCAATTGATTTTCTTCTCGAAATGATTAAGGATTATGTAGGTGCTGATCTTGCTATAGGAGCAAAACATGAGGTTGTAAACGGTGAATTTACAGGGAGGTTGGTTTTTCATCCATATTTCAGGGATAAATGGTATATTTTTGATGATATTTTTAAAAATATTGAAATTGACCTTCCGAATTCATATATGTTTGCTGATAGTATTACTGATATTCCGCTTATAAAAAGATGCGGACATCCTGTTGTTGTTGATCCCGGGTTTTTTATGCACATTTATGCCTTATTAAAGGGCTGGAAGATTTTAAAACATGATTAG
- the guaB gene encoding IMP dehydrogenase, with amino-acid sequence MKEKILMEGLTFDDILIIPRESKILPRDTDLKTRLTRNISLNIPLLSAAMDTVTESKLAIAIAREGGVGIIHKNLTPEQQAAEVDRVKRSESGMISDPIALEPDKSLQEALTIMREYHISGIPIVENKKLVGILTNRDIRFETNLVQPIRNVMTKENLITAKEGTSLDQAEVILQKHRIEKLLIVDDDGRLKGLITVKDIQKRKAFPNAAKDSAGRLLVGAAVGTSGDTLERVEVLINADVDVICVDTAHGHSLGVINMVKQIKKSFKHIDVIGGNIATAEGALALIEAGADGVKVGVGPGSICTTRIIAGVGVPQITAVMESAKVCKEKDVPLISDGGIRYSGDIAKALAAGADSVMLGSLLAGVEESPGEIVLWEGRTFKVYRGMGSLGAMSRGSADRYFQESNNDDKKYVPEGIEGRVAYKGRLSDIVYQLVGGVRSSMGYCGVKTIAEFKEKTRFVRITSAGVKESHPHDVTITKEAPNYQRG; translated from the coding sequence ATGAAAGAAAAAATATTAATGGAAGGTTTGACCTTTGATGATATTCTTATCATACCGAGAGAATCAAAAATTTTGCCGCGGGACACTGATTTGAAAACCAGGCTGACCAGGAACATATCTCTGAATATCCCCCTTCTTTCTGCTGCAATGGATACGGTAACAGAATCAAAACTGGCTATTGCTATTGCGAGAGAGGGCGGTGTTGGAATTATTCACAAGAACCTTACGCCGGAACAGCAGGCTGCTGAAGTTGACAGAGTAAAAAGATCCGAAAGCGGGATGATTTCCGACCCGATAGCCCTTGAGCCTGATAAAAGTCTTCAGGAAGCATTAACAATTATGCGTGAGTATCATATTTCAGGGATTCCAATTGTTGAAAATAAAAAATTAGTCGGAATTCTTACAAACAGAGACATACGTTTTGAAACAAATCTTGTACAGCCGATTAGAAATGTGATGACCAAAGAAAATCTTATAACTGCAAAAGAAGGCACAAGCCTTGATCAGGCAGAAGTGATCTTACAAAAACACAGAATAGAGAAGCTCCTTATAGTTGATGATGACGGAAGGCTTAAAGGCCTGATTACAGTAAAGGATATTCAAAAAAGAAAGGCATTTCCAAATGCTGCCAAAGATTCAGCAGGGAGGCTTCTTGTCGGTGCTGCAGTAGGAACTTCAGGTGATACACTGGAAAGAGTTGAAGTACTTATAAATGCAGATGTGGATGTGATTTGCGTTGATACTGCACATGGCCATTCTCTTGGAGTTATAAATATGGTAAAGCAGATAAAAAAATCATTTAAGCACATTGATGTCATAGGCGGGAATATTGCAACAGCTGAAGGCGCTCTTGCCCTGATTGAAGCGGGAGCTGATGGAGTTAAAGTTGGTGTAGGGCCCGGATCTATATGTACAACAAGAATAATTGCAGGAGTTGGAGTTCCTCAGATTACAGCAGTAATGGAGAGTGCAAAAGTTTGTAAGGAGAAGGATGTACCTCTTATTTCCGATGGAGGGATTAGATATTCAGGAGATATTGCAAAAGCACTTGCTGCAGGTGCAGATTCAGTTATGCTTGGCTCCCTTCTTGCAGGAGTGGAGGAGAGCCCTGGGGAAATTGTCTTGTGGGAAGGGCGTACATTCAAGGTTTACAGAGGAATGGGGTCTCTTGGTGCAATGAGCAGGGGAAGCGCAGACCGTTATTTTCAGGAGTCCAATAATGATGATAAAAAATACGTTCCTGAAGGCATTGAGGGGCGTGTGGCTTACAAAGGAAGGCTTTCTGATATTGTATACCAGCTTGTTGGAGGTGTCAGATCTTCAATGGGATATTGCGGAGTTAAAACAATAGCTGAGTTCAAGGAAAAAACCAGGTTCGTGCGCATAACATCTGCAGGGGTTAAGGAGAGTCATCCTCATGATGTTACAATTACAAAGGAAGCGCCGAATTACCAGAGAGGATAA
- the dut gene encoding dUTP diphosphatase produces the protein MPEIVVDVKIKHGCEDIPLPQYHTNGSSGMDLMAAVEQDVKIFPGSVELIPTGLFISIPEGYEGQVRPRSGLALKYGIGVLNSPGTIDSDYRGEIRVILFNFGKELFMIKRGDRIAQLVISKYEKVSFNLRKELDQSNRDSGGFGSTGR, from the coding sequence ATGCCTGAAATTGTAGTGGATGTAAAAATAAAACATGGATGTGAAGATATCCCTCTGCCTCAGTATCATACAAATGGATCCAGCGGTATGGATTTAATGGCTGCAGTAGAGCAGGATGTCAAAATTTTTCCGGGCAGTGTTGAGCTTATACCGACCGGATTATTTATTTCAATACCAGAAGGATATGAGGGCCAGGTAAGGCCGAGAAGCGGGCTTGCTTTAAAGTACGGGATAGGAGTTTTAAATTCTCCGGGTACAATAGATTCTGACTACAGAGGAGAAATAAGAGTCATTTTATTTAATTTCGGCAAAGAACTCTTTATGATAAAAAGAGGGGACCGTATTGCACAGCTTGTTATTTCAAAATATGAAAAAGTATCTTTTAATCTACGGAAAGAATTAGATCAAAGCAACAGGGACAGCGGGGGATTCGGGTCCACAGGGAGGTAG
- the rfaE1 gene encoding D-glycero-beta-D-manno-heptose-7-phosphate kinase: MINFKLGRLEELFNRFSEMKIAVIGDLMLDHYVWGKISRISPEAPVPVVDIDTESFRFGGAANVNYNVLSLGANVIPVGVIGGDQYGNELESLFKKEGLPLDGIIKDDERATTVKTRIIAHNQHVVRIDREERKPVSEKVRNRIIGYFESIIDSIDGIIFEDYNKGLLMPGLVTSLVDIARRKKKMTFVDPKFDNFFEYRGVTLFKPNKKEASDKLGFRMDNEESLDKGGEILLDRINCKALLVTLSEKGMALFEPDQPKMTIPTKAVKVHDVSGAGDTVIAAMAVSMCSGANLREAATIANQAAGIVCEEVGIVPVDKKILFNRLKSELK; the protein is encoded by the coding sequence ATGATTAATTTTAAATTAGGCCGTTTGGAAGAGTTGTTTAACCGCTTTTCAGAAATGAAAATTGCAGTAATAGGCGATTTAATGCTTGATCATTATGTATGGGGGAAAATATCAAGGATTTCTCCTGAAGCCCCTGTTCCGGTTGTTGATATTGATACTGAATCATTCAGATTCGGGGGGGCGGCCAATGTTAATTATAATGTACTGAGTCTCGGAGCAAATGTAATCCCTGTAGGAGTAATAGGCGGTGATCAGTATGGTAATGAGCTTGAATCACTATTTAAAAAAGAAGGCTTGCCTCTTGATGGTATAATAAAAGATGATGAGCGGGCTACAACAGTAAAAACAAGAATAATAGCTCATAATCAGCATGTAGTTAGAATTGACAGAGAAGAGCGCAAACCTGTTTCAGAAAAGGTTAGAAATCGAATAATCGGCTATTTTGAGAGCATTATAGATTCAATTGACGGCATTATATTTGAAGATTATAACAAAGGCCTATTGATGCCGGGCCTTGTAACTTCATTGGTAGATATTGCCCGCAGAAAAAAGAAAATGACATTCGTTGACCCAAAGTTTGATAATTTTTTTGAATATAGAGGCGTAACGCTTTTTAAACCAAATAAAAAAGAGGCTTCTGATAAACTTGGATTCAGGATGGACAACGAGGAAAGCCTTGACAAAGGAGGAGAAATACTTCTTGACAGAATTAATTGTAAAGCTCTTCTTGTTACATTAAGTGAAAAGGGAATGGCCCTGTTTGAGCCTGATCAGCCTAAAATGACAATTCCTACAAAAGCGGTAAAAGTGCATGATGTTTCCGGAGCAGGCGATACAGTTATTGCAGCTATGGCAGTCTCAATGTGTTCGGGAGCAAATTTAAGGGAAGCAGCAACAATTGCTAATCAGGCTGCAGGCATTGTCTGTGAAGAAGTGGGGATTGTTCCGGTTGATAAGAAAATTCTCTTTAACCGGTTAAAGTCAGAACTTAAATAA
- a CDS encoding MotA/TolQ/ExbB proton channel family protein gives MSNMWNMLVSGGIMMIPLVITSVIGLAVFIERSFYLQRKRILKPEIVEAIETFKKPEDIEKVVSVMNSQDDPFLNILKVALDHRYDNREEVKEAIEDTGKQEARVLERGLVTMETIAGISPLMGLLGTVLGMIKVFNVVSQQGLGQTQALSGGISEALVTTVAGLTIAIPALIAYNYFDHKVDDLVLEIEKYSSRVVDKIVKKNKEE, from the coding sequence ATGTCCAATATGTGGAATATGCTTGTAAGCGGCGGGATAATGATGATCCCCCTGGTAATTACATCAGTAATAGGGCTTGCTGTATTTATTGAACGTTCATTTTATTTACAGAGAAAGAGGATTTTAAAACCTGAGATTGTGGAAGCAATTGAAACTTTTAAAAAACCGGAAGATATTGAGAAGGTTGTTTCTGTAATGAATTCGCAGGATGATCCTTTTTTAAATATTTTAAAAGTTGCTCTGGATCATAGATATGACAATAGAGAGGAAGTTAAAGAAGCTATTGAGGATACCGGAAAGCAGGAAGCAAGAGTCCTGGAACGCGGGCTGGTAACTATGGAAACAATTGCAGGCATTTCGCCTCTTATGGGCCTCCTTGGAACTGTACTGGGAATGATAAAGGTTTTTAATGTTGTTTCACAGCAGGGGCTTGGGCAGACACAGGCTTTGTCAGGAGGCATTTCAGAGGCTCTTGTGACTACTGTTGCAGGCCTTACAATAGCAATCCCCGCCTTAATAGCCTATAATTATTTTGATCATAAGGTTGATGACCTTGTATTGGAGATTGAAAAGTATTCAAGCAGGGTTGTAGATAAGATTGTGAAAAAGAACAAAGAGGAATAA
- a CDS encoding SDR family NAD(P)-dependent oxidoreductase yields the protein MKYVLVTGANGFIGSHLVEKLVAQKIRVKCLVRKTSDLKWLNGLDVDLVYGDITSIDSLEAAVKDVDTVFHIAGKTKAKTEESFYIINSTGTLNLLKAVIRSNPRINRFIFISSMAASGPATENQPVKETDKCFPMSYYGASKLAAEEAVLAFSLKIPVTILRPSVVFGPRDRDVFNVFKFVSKGLRPKFGFGRRVFSSIYIDDLVNGIILSAHKKNAAGKTIFLSTYQMVSWTDFTREIADVLGKKTITLFVPVTLAFIISIFFELAAFLKGRETIINRQKILEMRQKYWVCDVSRSKNILGLNPAVPMKKAIENTAEWYKREKWL from the coding sequence CTCGTTAGGAAGACAAGTGACCTTAAATGGCTGAATGGGCTTGATGTTGATTTAGTATACGGTGATATTACTTCAATAGATTCTCTTGAAGCTGCTGTAAAAGACGTTGATACGGTTTTTCATATAGCGGGTAAAACAAAAGCCAAAACAGAAGAATCCTTTTATATAATTAATAGTACAGGTACCTTAAATCTTTTAAAAGCAGTTATACGTTCCAACCCAAGAATAAATAGATTTATTTTTATCTCATCAATGGCAGCTTCAGGGCCTGCAACTGAAAATCAGCCTGTAAAAGAGACTGATAAATGCTTCCCTATGAGTTATTACGGTGCAAGCAAATTAGCTGCTGAGGAAGCTGTACTTGCATTTTCATTAAAAATACCTGTAACCATATTAAGGCCTTCTGTTGTATTTGGCCCAAGAGACAGGGATGTTTTTAATGTGTTCAAATTTGTCAGTAAAGGGTTGCGCCCAAAATTTGGATTTGGCAGAAGAGTATTCAGTTCGATCTATATTGATGATCTGGTGAACGGGATAATCCTTTCAGCACATAAAAAAAATGCTGCAGGAAAAACTATTTTCCTTTCAACTTATCAGATGGTATCATGGACAGATTTTACAAGAGAAATTGCAGATGTTCTCGGCAAAAAAACTATTACTCTGTTTGTTCCTGTTACCTTAGCTTTTATTATATCAATATTTTTCGAACTGGCAGCATTTTTAAAAGGAAGAGAAACCATTATCAACAGGCAGAAAATACTGGAAATGAGACAGAAATATTGGGTTTGTGATGTATCCAGGTCAAAAAATATATTGGGACTTAATCCGGCTGTTCCAATGAAAAAGGCAATAGAAAATACTGCAGAATGGTATAAAAGAGAAAAATGGTTGTAA